A region of Maribacter algicola DNA encodes the following proteins:
- a CDS encoding DUF5695 domain-containing protein has protein sequence MNKMHTKFWLLTGLVLIVSCKLSAQKSYWSNVEHREPTLGVAEVFQKHNTPEFQLKLVKASQTVAALRPMDELSFDYTPGERLEVRDKDSLYHLGDINLRIKTSSGHWKTYSTASNRAPVTPLAIKDSVLAAADLANTLPKDIPVSIKRFYELDKGQLVMRFEITNMQDTPIEIGALGVPMIFNNILEGKSLTEAHKQNVFFDPYIGKDAGYLEVKRLSGKGPALLVIPKEHMAFEAYRPLLDDPTRKSIVFEGFHEWMAHSKAYAENEWQGVEQWNKPTSVVLQPNTTKNYSLKFVLSKGVKHIQETLIKEERPVVVGVPGYVIPMDVKAHLYVNYKSEIKSFDVYPKNALKIKEDGTTTTGLKKYLVSGKKWGRARLTISYNNGVEQTVNYKVIKPEAEVIKDFGNFLTTEQWYDNPNDPFGRSPSPISYDYEKKEQVTQDGRVWISGLSDEGGAGSWLAAIMKQLVQPNRTEIQKLQEFIDHVLWGNIQYSEGPYKYGVKKSLFYYEPDSLPKGTYDKNIDYTTWAAWDHKHANDRGRSFNYPHVAASYWVMYRLARYHNGLVDNKNWDWYLKNAYHTTIAMMEQAPYYAQFGQMEGSVFLSILKDLQNENYDEMATDLEARMKERADHWKALDYPFGSEMPWDSTGQEEVYTWTDYFGYEHKANITLNAILAYMPTMPHWAYNGNARRYWDFLYGGKAGETSRVERQIHHYGSGINAIPVLKQYRKTPDFYLLKVGYGGLMGSISNITQDGFGPAAFHSYPSSLKIDGISGDYGSGFYGYAVNSATYITNNDELGWLAFGGNVSQKGTAIEVIPTTAAKSKIYLTPKKLWMTLDAGSINKITYDTSTEKVTLVLDPKTEHTPKAYLRIDDSIVLPYKKVRGAYEIELDDTVKEITL, from the coding sequence ATGAATAAGATGCACACAAAATTTTGGCTATTAACAGGACTAGTTTTAATTGTCTCATGTAAACTATCCGCTCAAAAAAGCTATTGGAGCAACGTAGAGCATAGGGAGCCTACATTAGGGGTTGCGGAGGTGTTCCAAAAACATAACACACCAGAATTTCAGCTGAAATTGGTAAAAGCTTCGCAAACCGTAGCGGCATTGAGACCAATGGACGAGTTATCATTTGACTACACCCCAGGCGAAAGGTTGGAAGTAAGGGACAAGGACAGCCTTTACCATTTAGGGGATATCAATCTAAGGATCAAGACTTCATCTGGCCATTGGAAAACATATTCAACGGCCAGCAATAGAGCTCCGGTCACCCCACTGGCAATAAAGGATAGTGTGCTGGCAGCTGCAGATTTGGCCAATACCCTACCTAAGGATATACCCGTTTCCATAAAACGTTTCTATGAATTGGATAAAGGGCAATTGGTCATGCGTTTTGAAATTACAAATATGCAGGATACGCCAATAGAGATAGGTGCTTTGGGTGTACCCATGATTTTTAACAATATTCTAGAAGGTAAATCATTGACTGAGGCCCATAAGCAAAATGTTTTTTTTGATCCATATATTGGCAAGGATGCAGGATATTTAGAGGTAAAAAGGCTAAGTGGAAAAGGGCCTGCCTTATTGGTCATACCAAAAGAACACATGGCCTTTGAGGCATACCGTCCTCTATTGGACGATCCCACAAGAAAAAGCATTGTATTTGAAGGTTTTCATGAATGGATGGCACATAGCAAGGCCTATGCGGAAAATGAATGGCAAGGCGTAGAACAATGGAACAAACCAACATCTGTAGTACTACAACCCAATACCACTAAAAATTATTCCTTAAAGTTTGTCCTGTCCAAAGGTGTTAAGCATATTCAGGAAACGTTGATCAAGGAAGAAAGACCCGTTGTTGTAGGCGTACCTGGTTATGTAATCCCAATGGATGTAAAGGCACATCTTTACGTGAATTATAAAAGTGAGATTAAGTCTTTTGATGTTTATCCAAAAAATGCATTGAAAATTAAGGAAGACGGTACTACTACAACCGGCTTAAAAAAGTACCTCGTCTCCGGTAAAAAATGGGGAAGGGCAAGGTTGACCATTAGCTATAACAACGGTGTTGAACAGACCGTTAACTATAAGGTCATTAAGCCTGAAGCGGAAGTCATTAAGGATTTTGGAAATTTTTTGACCACAGAGCAATGGTATGATAACCCCAACGATCCTTTTGGCAGAAGTCCATCACCCATCTCCTATGACTATGAAAAAAAGGAACAGGTTACCCAAGACGGCAGGGTGTGGATCAGTGGTCTTAGTGATGAAGGTGGTGCGGGAAGTTGGCTTGCGGCAATTATGAAACAATTGGTACAACCTAACAGAACAGAAATTCAAAAACTTCAGGAATTTATAGACCATGTGCTATGGGGAAACATTCAATATAGCGAAGGACCGTACAAATATGGGGTCAAAAAAAGCCTTTTTTATTATGAACCGGATTCATTGCCAAAAGGTACTTATGACAAAAATATTGATTATACCACCTGGGCAGCTTGGGACCATAAGCACGCCAATGATCGTGGTAGATCTTTTAATTATCCGCATGTAGCCGCATCGTATTGGGTCATGTACCGCTTGGCACGATATCATAACGGACTGGTAGATAATAAAAATTGGGATTGGTATCTGAAAAATGCGTACCATACCACCATAGCTATGATGGAACAGGCCCCCTACTATGCCCAATTTGGACAAATGGAAGGTTCCGTGTTCCTATCGATCCTTAAAGATCTGCAGAATGAAAACTATGATGAAATGGCTACTGACCTAGAAGCAAGAATGAAAGAACGCGCAGACCATTGGAAAGCGCTTGACTATCCTTTTGGCAGTGAAATGCCATGGGATTCCACAGGGCAGGAGGAAGTCTATACCTGGACAGACTATTTTGGTTATGAACATAAGGCCAATATTACCTTAAATGCCATACTGGCCTATATGCCTACCATGCCACATTGGGCCTATAACGGTAATGCCAGGAGATATTGGGATTTTCTTTATGGTGGCAAGGCCGGGGAAACCTCAAGGGTAGAACGCCAAATACATCATTATGGCTCTGGTATTAATGCCATACCGGTGCTTAAGCAATACCGAAAAACTCCAGATTTTTATTTGCTCAAAGTGGGGTATGGAGGGCTTATGGGAAGTATTTCAAATATTACCCAAGACGGATTTGGACCGGCCGCATTCCATTCATATCCTTCATCATTAAAAATAGATGGAATATCCGGTGATTATGGTTCCGGCTTCTATGGATATGCGGTTAACTCGGCAACCTACATAACCAATAACGACGAATTGGGCTGGTTGGCCTTTGGGGGCAATGTTTCACAAAAAGGAACTGCCATTGAAGTGATACCTACTACAGCGGCTAAATCCAAAATATATCTTACTCCCAAAAAACTATGGATGACTCTGGATGCGGGAAGCATCAATAAAATAACATATGATACTTCAACTGAAAAAGTCACTCTGGTTTTGGACCCAAAAACCGAACATACGCCAAAGGCTTATTTGCGGATAGATGACAGTATAGTTCTACCCTATAAAAAGGTTAGAGGAGCCTATGAAATTGAATTGGATGATACTGTAAAAGAAATTACGTTGTAA